A single candidate division KSB1 bacterium DNA region contains:
- a CDS encoding cupin domain-containing protein — protein sequence MAQAFDVGKKIKSLRGENSLTLKELSCKSGVSTTQISEIERNLTSPTIVTLMKLISALGKETSIFFEQDSHQKVSMVRQDERSLIVDQKNQVFIESLTKGIIDSKLKVIIARPKPGQENIPQGYEHAGEELIFVFKGKIQVTLDGKPYILEEGDSIHFRCEMNHKIKNITDSEVELLSISTPPTY from the coding sequence ATGGCGCAAGCATTCGATGTGGGAAAAAAAATTAAATCATTGCGGGGTGAAAATAGTCTAACTTTAAAAGAATTGTCTTGCAAATCGGGAGTATCAACGACTCAGATTTCAGAGATTGAACGAAATCTGACCTCTCCTACTATTGTAACGCTAATGAAGCTTATTTCGGCTCTAGGTAAAGAAACCAGCATCTTTTTCGAACAGGATAGCCACCAAAAAGTATCCATGGTCCGACAAGATGAGCGCTCGTTAATAGTTGATCAAAAGAATCAAGTTTTTATTGAATCTCTTACCAAAGGAATTATCGACTCGAAATTAAAAGTAATCATCGCCCGCCCCAAACCAGGGCAGGAAAACATTCCGCAAGGATATGAGCATGCCGGGGAAGAGTTGATTTTTGTATTCAAAGGTAAAATTCAAGTTACTCTCGATGGCAAGCCATACATTCTCGAGGAAGGTGACTCTATTCATTTTCGCTGTGAAATGAATCATAAGATAAAGAACATTACTGACAGTGAAGTTGAACTGTTGTCTATTAGTACACCCCCCACTTATTAA